The Rhodanobacteraceae bacterium genomic sequence ACCAGCACGCTGACTTTCGCATGCAGATCGCCGCGCAGCGTTTCAATCAGCGCTGACTGATTCGGAAACACGCGCGCGTCCGGACCGAAGGCTTCCGCCGCATTCGCGGCCTGCGTGCCGACCGCATACACGCGCTCGATCCCGCGCTCGCGCGCGGCGCGGCCGATGCCGGCGTGCAACGCAGCGCTGTCGGGACCCAGCTCGGCCATGTCGCCCAGCACCAACCAGCGCTCGCCCGGCTGCAGCGCCAGGGTCGCCACTGCCGCCAGCATGGAACCCGGGTTGGCGTTGTAGCTGTCGTCGATCAGCGTCCAGCCCTGCGGCGAAGCGCGCCGCAGCAACCGCCCGGCCACCGCTTCCGCGTCGCGCAGGCCCGAAGCAATATCGTTCAGACCCACGCCCGTGGCGTACGTGAGCGTGGCGGCGGCCAGGGCGTTGGCGATGTTGTGGCGTCCCGGCAGCGGCAAATGCACCGCGGTGCGGCCGGCCGGCGTCAGCAACTCGAAATCGCTGGAGTCGGCGTGCATGCGGATGTCGGCGGCCTGCACGTCGGCCGGCGCGTCGATCCCGAAGCGCAGGATCCGGCGCGTGCCCGCCAAGCCCGCGAAATAGATCGCGAACGCGTCGTCGGCGTTGATCACCGCGACGCCGTCCGGCGGCAACGCCTGGTACATCGCGCCCTTGGTTTCGGCGATGCCTTCCAGGGTGTGCATGCGCTCCAGGTGCGCGGGGCCGATGTTGTTGACGAGACCGATCCGCGGACGCGCGATCGCGGCGAGGTAGGCGATGTCGCCCGGCTTGCCTGCACCCATTTCCAGCACGGCGAAACGGGTGTCGCGCGGCATTGCCAGCAAGGTCAGCGGCAGGCCGATCTCGTTGTTGAAGCTGGCGGCGTTGCTGTGGGTAGCGCCGTGCCGCGCGAGGATGCGCGCGGTCAGCGTCTTGACCGTGGTCTTGCCGTTGGAGCCGGTGATGCCGATCACCGTGACGTCGCGCTGCGCGCGCACCGCGCTCGCGAGGTCGCCGAGCGCGTGCAAGGTGTCGGCCACCACGACCTGCGGCAGTTCCGCCTCGACGCGGCGCGCGACCAGCACCGCCACGGCGCCGCGGGCCGCGGCTTCGGCGACGTGGTCATGGCCGTCGTGATGCTCGCCCTTCAGCGCCACGAACAGTTCGCCCGGCTTCAGCGTGCGCGTGTCGGTGGACACGCCGTGCACCAAGGCGTCCGCACCTTGCAACACTCCGCGCGTCCACACCGCGATTTCCTTGAGGCGCAGGTTCAGCATGGCCGCGCCTCCAAGATCGCATCGACGCCGCCCGGCGCGCCGCGCGTCCACGGCTCGACTTCCTTGAGGCGCAGGTTCAGCATGCGTGCGCCTCCAGGGCGGCACGCGCCACCTTGAGGTCGTCGAACGGGCGCTTCGTGCCGGCGACTTCCTGATAGGTTTCGTGGCCCTTGCCCGCGACCAGCACCACGTCGCCCGCCTGCGCGCGTGCGATGGCAAGATCGATCGCGCGCGCGCGGTCGCGCTCGACCACGGCGCGCTCCGGCGCCCGCATGCCGGCAACGATCTGCGCCGCGATCGCGTCGCCGTCCTCGCCGCGCGGATTGTCGTCGGTGACGATCGCGAGGTCGGCGAGACGCTCGGCGATCGCGCCCATCAGCGGACGCTTGCCGGCGTCGCGCTCGCCGCCGCAACCGAACACGCAGATCAACACACCGTCGCAGTGTTCACGCAGGGTCGCCAGCACCTGTTCCAGCGCATCCGGCTTGTGCGAATAGTCGACCACCACCAGCGGCAACGCGCCGCCGCCCAAACGGTTCATGCGGCCGGCGACCGGCTCCAGCGCCTCGAGCGCCGCCGTGATCCGCGCGAACGGCACGCCCAGCGCGCCGAGCACGCCGGCCACCGCGAGCAGGTTGGCGACGTTGAAACGGCCGAGCAGACGCGAATGCAGCGCGGCGATTCCCCACGGCGTTTCGAGTTCGAAATCGAGGCCGTCGGAATGCGTGCGCACGTTGCGCGCATGCAGTTCGGCATCGTCGCGACCGATCGCGCAGCGCAGCTTGTCCACGCCGGCCGGCAACTTCTCGGCCAATTCACGCCCGAACGGGTCGTCGACATTGATCACCGCCGCGCGCAAACCGGGCCACGCGAACAGTTTGGCCTTGGCCGCGCCGTAGGCTTCCATCGTGCCGTGGTAATCCAGATGATCGCGGGTGAGGTTGGTGAACACCGCGACGTCGAAATGCACGCCGTCCACGCGCCGCTGGTCGAGCGCGTGCGAGGACACTTCCATCGCGACATGCGTCGCGCCCGCATCGCGGAATTCGGCCATCAGCCCGTGCACCCGGATTACGTCCGGCGTGGTGCGCTCGCCTGCGTGCAACGCACCGTGCAGGCCGGCGCCCAGCGTGCCGATCGTGGCCGTACGCCTGCCTAGACGCGTCAATGCCTGCGCCAGCAATTGCACGGTCGAGGTCTTGCCGCTGGTGCCGGTGACGCCGATCACTGTCATGGACGCGGACGGATCGCCATAGAAACGTGCGGCGATGGCGCCGAGGCGAGCGCGCAGATTGTCGGTTTCGATGACGGGGATCGGGAATCGGGAATCGGGAATCGGCGGCTCGGCCAGTACCGCCACTGCGCCTTGCGCTGCCGTCGCCCTCGCAAACTCGATCCCGTGGTACTTCCTGCCCGCCAGCGCGACGAAGGCATCGCCCGCGCGCACCGCGTGCGAATCCTGGGTCAAGCCGGACACCACGATGTCGCCGTACTCCGGCGTCGCGATGCCGCGCAGCAATTCGTCGAGGCGCATCGCGCTCATGGCGTCGGCCCCGGCGTGGAATGCGCGGCGGCCACCGCGCCGGCGGGTTGCGGCGGCGGCGCGGCCGCGGGCTTGACCGGCCCGCCGGCGTACCACTGCTGGACGTTGTCCGGCGGCACGTCGAGCAGGCGCAGCGCGCCGGTCATCACTTCGCGGAACACCGGCGCCGAAACCTTGCCGCCGAAATACTCGCCGCCGTGGCCGCCGGCGTCGCGGATGACCACCACGCCCACCAGCCGCGGGTTGCTGGCCGGCACGATGCCGCAGAACAAGGCCGCATAGCGGTCGCGCGAATAACCGCCCGCGATCGCGAGATGCGCGGTGCCGGTCTTGCCGGCCACGCTGTAATCGGGGATCGCGGCCTGCGGCGCGGTGGCCGGCGGCGCACCCACCACGGTGCGCAACATCGCCATCATCTCGCCCGCGATGTCGGAGGATTCGACCCGCACCCCGGGATTGTCGTCGCCCTTGATGAAGGTCGGCGCGTGGCGGACGCCGCCATCGGCGATCGCCGAATACGCCTGCGCGAGTTGCAGCGCCGTCACGTTGAGGCCGTAGCCGAATGCGATGGTGGCCTTGACGAAATCGCCCCAGGTGCGGGGCGGCGGGATGTAGCCGCCTACCTCGCCGGGAAAGCCGCTGCCGGTGCTGGCGCCGAAACCGAACTGATGCAGCACCTTGTCCATCTGCGCCGCCGTCAGCGTCAACGAAATCTTGGACACGCCGACGTTGCTCGAGTAGGTGATCACGTGGCTCACGTCGATCAGGCCGTTGTTGTTGTCGTCGCGGATCAGGTGCCCGTCGAGCGTGAACGTCCCGGGGTTGGTGTTGATCGGCGTGGTCGGCGTCCACTTGCCCGATTCCAGCGCGGTGGTGACGGTGAACGGTTTCATGGTCGAGCCGGGCTCGGTCACGTCGGTGACCGCGCGATTGCGGCGCTGCCCCGAGGTGCTGCTGTCGAGGTCGTTGGGGTTGTACGACGGCACGTTGACCATCGCCAGGATCTCGCCGTTGCGCGGATCCATGATCACCATCGAACCCGACGCCGCGTTGTTCTTCAGCACCGCCGCGGACAACGCGGAATAGGCGAGGTACTGGATGCGGCTGTCGAGGGATAGCGTCAGATCGTGGCCCGGCACCGGTGCGCGGATCTGTTCGACGTTCTCGACCACATGGCCGAGGCGGTCGCGGATCACGCGCTTCAGCCCCGGCTTGCCGGCCAGCCAGCCGTCGTAGGCCAGTTCGAGTCCTTCCTGGCCGCGATCGTCGATGTTGGTGAAACCGAGCACATGCGCGGTCGCGGCGCCGTCGGGGTAATAGCGCTTGTATTCACGCTGCGCGTTGACGCCCGGGATCTCCAGCGCCAGCACGGCCTTGGCCGCTTCCGGCGGCATCAAGCGGCGCAGGTACACGAACTCGCGGCCATTTTTCGTCTCCAGCTTGCGCGACAGGTCGACCGCATTGACGCCCAGCGCCCGCGCAAGTTCGGGAATCCGGTCGGCGTGCTGCAGCAACTCGTCCGGATTGGCCCACAGCGACAGCATCGGCGTCGACACCGCGAGCGGCACGCCGTTGCGGTCGTAGATCGCGCCGCGCGACACCGGGATTTCGACTTCGCGCAGGAAACGCGCATCGCCTTGCTGTTGCAGGAAGGCCTGGTGCACCACCTGCAGATCGATCGCGCGCGCAACCAGGCCCAGCGCGGCCACCGACAGCGCGCCGACCACCAGCACCAAGCGCTTGCGCGTGTCCGGGCGCTGCCTGCGTGGCGGGCGCGAGAAACTTTCCGGCGGCCGGCGCAGTTTCATTCGTGGATCATCTCCACGCTGGATGCCGGCGGACTGATCATGCCGAGCTGCCCGCGCGCGATCGATTCGATCCGCGACGGACTCGCCCAAGTCGCCTGCTCGAGTTCCAGTCGGCCGAACTCGACGTTCAGGGCATCGCGCTGGTTCTGCAGATTCGACAACTCGACGAACGCGACGCGATCCTGGTGGCGCGCCCACACCACGGCAATGCCGCTGGCGATCACCGCCAGCAGCAGCACGCCCACCGCGAGCACGCCGATCACCTTCATGGCGAGCCCTCCACCGCGACTTTCTCGGCGATGCGCAGCACCGCCGAACGCGCACGCGGGTTGCGCGCGACTTCTTCGTCACTCGCCGTTTGCGCGCGACCAATGGCGCGCAGCGGTGCGGGCGCCGTCGCCGGCTGCGGCAAACCACGGCGCACCGAAACCGGCTGCGGCCCGCGGATGAACTGCTTGACGATGCGGTCCTCCAGCGAATGGAAGCTGATGACGGCCAATCGGCCGCCCGGTTTCAGCACTTCGACGGCAGCCGGCAACGCGCGTTCCAGCGAACCCAATTCGTCGTTCACCTGCAGGCGCAGCGCCTGGAAGGTGCGCGTGGCGGGATGCTTGTTGCGTTCGCGCCGGCCGAGCGTGCGCTCGACCAGTTCGGCCAGTTCGCGGGTCGTCGCGATCATCGGCGCCTCGGCGCGGCGCGCCACGATCGCGTGCGCGATGCGCCGGCTCATGCGTTCCTCGCCATAGCGGAACAGCACATCCGCGATTTCCTGTTCGCCGGCGCGCGCGAGGAAATCCGTGGCGCTTTCGCCCGTGGTCGGATCCATGCGCATGTCCAGCGGCGCATCCGACTGGAACGAAAACCCGCGCGCGGCGTCATCGAGCTGCGGCGAGGACACGCCGAGATCCAGCAGCACACCGTCCAACCC encodes the following:
- a CDS encoding 16S rRNA (cytosine(1402)-N(4))-methyltransferase, which codes for MTGGHELEHIPVMRDAVLAGLALRPEGRYLDGTFGRGGHARAVLARLGAHGRLLLMDRDPEAVAHARREFGGDARVAIRHANFSDMGEWDQARAGLDGVLLDLGVSSPQLDDAARGFSFQSDAPLDMRMDPTTGESATDFLARAGEQEIADVLFRYGEERMSRRIAHAIVARRAEAPMIATTRELAELVERTLGRRERNKHPATRTFQALRLQVNDELGSLERALPAAVEVLKPGGRLAVISFHSLEDRIVKQFIRGPQPVSVRRGLPQPATAPAPLRAIGRAQTASDEEVARNPRARSAVLRIAEKVAVEGSP
- a CDS encoding cell division protein FtsI [Peptidoglycan synthetase], translating into MKLRRPPESFSRPPRRQRPDTRKRLVLVVGALSVAALGLVARAIDLQVVHQAFLQQQGDARFLREVEIPVSRGAIYDRNGVPLAVSTPMLSLWANPDELLQHADRIPELARALGVNAVDLSRKLETKNGREFVYLRRLMPPEAAKAVLALEIPGVNAQREYKRYYPDGAATAHVLGFTNIDDRGQEGLELAYDGWLAGKPGLKRVIRDRLGHVVENVEQIRAPVPGHDLTLSLDSRIQYLAYSALSAAVLKNNAASGSMVIMDPRNGEILAMVNVPSYNPNDLDSSTSGQRRNRAVTDVTEPGSTMKPFTVTTALESGKWTPTTPINTNPGTFTLDGHLIRDDNNNGLIDVSHVITYSSNVGVSKISLTLTAAQMDKVLHQFGFGASTGSGFPGEVGGYIPPPRTWGDFVKATIAFGYGLNVTALQLAQAYSAIADGGVRHAPTFIKGDDNPGVRVESSDIAGEMMAMLRTVVGAPPATAPQAAIPDYSVAGKTGTAHLAIAGGYSRDRYAALFCGIVPASNPRLVGVVVIRDAGGHGGEYFGGKVSAPVFREVMTGALRLLDVPPDNVQQWYAGGPVKPAAAPPPQPAGAVAAAHSTPGPTP
- a CDS encoding UDP-N-acetylmuramoyl-tripeptide--D-alanyl-D-alanine ligase — encoded protein: MLNLRLKEIAVWTRGVLQGADALVHGVSTDTRTLKPGELFVALKGEHHDGHDHVAEAAARGAVAVLVARRVEAELPQVVVADTLHALGDLASAVRAQRDVTVIGITGSNGKTTVKTLTARILARHGATHSNAASFNNEIGLPLTLLAMPRDTRFAVLEMGAGKPGDIAYLAAIARPRIGLVNNIGPAHLERMHTLEGIAETKGAMYQALPPDGVAVINADDAFAIYFAGLAGTRRILRFGIDAPADVQAADIRMHADSSDFELLTPAGRTAVHLPLPGRHNIANALAAATLTYATGVGLNDIASGLRDAEAVAGRLLRRASPQGWTLIDDSYNANPGSMLAAVATLALQPGERWLVLGDMAELGPDSAALHAGIGRAARERGIERVYAVGTQAANAAEAFGPDARVFPNQSALIETLRGDLHAKVSVLVKGSHSSHMERVVEALLGDKGDDRHAA
- a CDS encoding Cell division protein FtsL; this translates as MKVIGVLAVGVLLLAVIASGIAVVWARHQDRVAFVELSNLQNQRDALNVEFGRLELEQATWASPSRIESIARGQLGMISPPASSVEMIHE
- a CDS encoding UDP-N-acetylmuramoyl-dipeptide--2,6-diaminopimelate ligase — its product is MSAMRLDELLRGIATPEYGDIVVSGLTQDSHAVRAGDAFVALAGRKYHGIEFARATAAQGAVAVLAEPPIPDSRFPIPVIETDNLRARLGAIAARFYGDPSASMTVIGVTGTSGKTSTVQLLAQALTRLGRRTATIGTLGAGLHGALHAGERTTPDVIRVHGLMAEFRDAGATHVAMEVSSHALDQRRVDGVHFDVAVFTNLTRDHLDYHGTMEAYGAAKAKLFAWPGLRAAVINVDDPFGRELAEKLPAGVDKLRCAIGRDDAELHARNVRTHSDGLDFELETPWGIAALHSRLLGRFNVANLLAVAGVLGALGVPFARITAALEALEPVAGRMNRLGGGALPLVVVDYSHKPDALEQVLATLREHCDGVLICVFGCGGERDAGKRPLMGAIAERLADLAIVTDDNPRGEDGDAIAAQIVAGMRAPERAVVERDRARAIDLAIARAQAGDVVLVAGKGHETYQEVAGTKRPFDDLKVARAALEAHAC